In the Phaseolus vulgaris cultivar G19833 chromosome 7, P. vulgaris v2.0, whole genome shotgun sequence genome, one interval contains:
- the LOC137827941 gene encoding PH, RCC1 and FYVE domains-containing protein 1 yields MADLVSYRNADRDIDQALIALKKGAQLLKYGRKGRPKFCPFRLSNDELTLIWISSSGEKNLKLSSVSRIIPGQRTAVFQRYLCPEKDYLSFSLIYNNGKRSLDLICKNKVETEVWISGLKALISSGQGGRSKIDGWSDGGLYLDDSRDLTSNSPSESSVSASRDISSPDISVSLANTSPQSFHSENTVNFERSHAPSNPSNMQVKGSSSDVFRVSVSSAPSTSSHGSAPDDYDALGDVYIWGEVICENVVKVGADKSASYFSPRTDVLLPRPLESNVVLDVLQISCGVKHAALVTRQGELFTWGEESGGRLGHGVGKNVIQPRLVEAMTSATVDFVACGEFHTCAVTMFGELYTWGDGTHNAGLLGHGTDVSHWIPKRIAGPLEGLQVALVTCGPWHTALITSTGQLFTFGDGTFGVLGHGDRENVSYPREVESLSGLRTIAVACGVWHTAAVVEVIVTQSSASVSSGKLFTWGDGDKNRLGHGDKDARLEPTCVPSLIDYNFHRIACGHSLTVGLTTSGQVFTMGSTVYGQLGNPQSDGKLPCLVEDKLAGEPVEEIACGAYHVAVLTCKNEVYTWGKGANGRLGHGDVEDRKTPTLVDALKDRHVKYIACGSNYSAAICLHKWVSGAEQSQCSACRQAFGFTRKRHNCYNCGLVHCHSCSSRKASRAALAPNPGKPYRVCDSCFVKLNKVAESGNNNRRNALPRLSGENKDRLEKADLRLTKTAVSSNMDLIKQLDSKAAKQGKKADTFSLVRTSQPQSLLQLKDVVLSTAIDLKRTAPRPVLTQSGVSSRSVSPFSRRPSPPRSATPIPTTSGLSFTKSIADSLKKTNELLNQEVLKLRAQVETLRQRCEMQELELQRSSKKTQEAMALAAEESAKSKAAKEVIKSLTAQLKDLAERLPPGAYDAESIRPAYLPNGLEPNGIHYPDINGERHTRAESISGSSLASIGLESSLMSRTEGILTGSYGANIYQQNRGSVTSNGTDDYPDVKLPNGSSVIQTGGSTVSDTVDGRDSGNFQDDESGLRSRNAMIPANSSQVEAEWIEQYEPGVYITLVALRDGTRDLKRVRFSRRRFGEHQAETWWSENRDRVYERYNVRSTDKSSGQAARRADGAGSPVL; encoded by the exons ATGGCAGATCTTGTTAGCTACAGGAATGCCGACCGTGACATCGACCAA GCATTGATTGCTTTGAAAAAGGGCGCTCAACTACTTAAATATGGTCGTAAGGGAAGGCCTAAGTTTTGTCCGTTTAGACTTTCCAAT GATGAATTGACTTTAATCTGGATATCAAGCAGTGGAGAAAAAAATCTGAAACTATCTTCTGTCTCAAGAATTATTCCTGGACAAAGAACT GCTGTTTTCCAAAGATATCTGTGTCCTGAGAAGGATTatctttctttttcacttatttATAACAACGGGAAGCGATCCCTTGATCTG ATTTGCAAGAATAAAGTTGAGACTGAAGTGTGGATTTCTGGTCTCAAGGCACTGATATCTTCTGGTCAAGGTGGGCGTTCCAAAATTGATGGATGGAGTGATGGAGGCCTCTATCTTGAT GACAGTAGAGACTTGACATCAAATAGTCCTAGTGAAAGTTCAGTGAGTGCTTCACGAGACATCAGTTCTCCTGACATTTCTGTTAGTCTGGCAAATACTTCCCCACAATCCTTTCACTCTGAAAATACTGTAAATTTTGAAAGATCACATGCACCATCAAACCCATCAAATATGCAAGTGAAAGGATCTAGTTCAGATGTTTTTCGTGTTAGTGTCTCAAGTGCCCCCAGCACATCTAGTCATGGGTCTGCACCTGACGATTATGATGCTCTTGGGGATGTATACATATGGGGAGAGGTTATCTGTGAGAATGTTGTGAAAGTTGGCGCTGATAAAAGTGCTAGTTATTTCAGCCCAAGGACGGATGTTTTACTCCCCAGGCCACTGGAGTCGAATGTGGTTTTAGATGTGCTTCAAATATCATGTGGTGTTAAGCATGCCGCTTTAGTCACAAGGCAGGGTGAACTTTTCACATGGGGTGAAGAATCTGGAGGACGCCTTGGCCATGGTGTTGGGAAGAATGTGATTCAACCTCGCCTAGTTGAAGCAATGACTTCTGCAACTGTTGATTTTGTTGCCTGTGGGGAGTTCCATACCTGTGCTGTTACGATGTTTGGGGAACTATATACATGGGGTGATGGTACTCATAATGCTGGGCTTCTTGGCCATGGAACTGATGTTAGTCATTGGATACCAAAGAGAATTGCAGGTCCACTAGAGGGGCTTCAAGTTGCTTTAGTCACCTGTGGTCCATGGCACACAGCCTTGATAACTTCAACTGGTCAGCTCTTTACATTTGGGGATGGAACATTTGGTGTCCTCGGCCATGGAGATAGGGAAAATGTATCGTATCCAAGAGAAGTAGAATCCTTGTCTGGGTTGAGGACAATAGCTGTTGCATGTGGAGTGTGGCATACTGCAGCTGTTGTAGAGGTTATTGTGACTCAATCAAGTGCTAGTGTATCGTCAGGTAAATTGTTTACATGGGGTGATGGAGATAAAAATCGTCTTGGACATGGAGACAAGGATGCTCGACTTGAACCAACTTGTGTACCTTCACTTATCGATTACAATTTTCATAGAATTGCTTGTGGGCACAGTTTGACAGTAGGGCTGACAACGTCTGGTCAAGTTTTTACAATGGGAAGCACGGTTTATGGTCAGCTTGGGAATCCCCAGTCTGATGGAAAGCTGCCATGTTTGGTTGAAGACAAGCTTGCAGGAGAACCTGTTGAAGAAATTGCATGTGGCGCTTATCATGTTGCTGTTTTAACATGCAAAAATGAGGTTTACACTTGGGGGAAGGGTGCAAATGGGAGATTGGGTCATGGAGATGTTGAAGATCGAAAAACACCAACTTTGGTTGACGCCTTGAAAGATAGACATGTGAAATATATTGCATGTGGTTCAAACTACTCTGCAGCAATATGCCTTCATAAGTGGGTATCCGGTGCTGAGCAGTCTCAGTGCTCTGCTTGTAGACAGGCATTTGGGTTCACTAGAAAGAGGCACAACTGTTATAATTGTGGACTAGTGCACTGTCATTCATGTAGTTCTAGGAAAGCATCAAGAGCTGCACTGGCTCCAAATCCTGGAAAGCCTTATCGTGTATGTGATTCTTGTTTCGTAAAATTGAACAAGGTTGCAGAATCAGGCAATAATAATCGGAGGAATGCTCTACCTCGTTTGTCAGGTGAAAACAAGGACAGATTGGAGAAGGCTGACCTAAGATTGACCAAGACAGCTGTCTCTTCTAATATGGATTTGATAAAGCAGCTTGATAGTAAGGCAGCCAAACAGGGGAAGAAGGCTGATACATTCTCTCTGGTTCGCACCTCACAACCACAATCTTTGCTACAGCTTAAAGATGTTGTCTTGTCTACAGCTATTGATTTGAAGCGAACTGCTCCTAGACCTGTTCTGACACAATCTGGAGTGAGTTCCAGGTCTGTGTCTCCATTCTCTAGAAGACCAAGCCCCCCTCGTTCAGCCACACCTATTCCAACAACATCCGGGCTTTCCTTCACAAAAAGTATTGCCGATAGtttgaagaaaacaaatgaGCTTTTAAATCAGGAAGTATTGAAGTTACGTGCTCAG GTTGAGACCCTGAGACAGAGATGTGAAATGCAAGAATTAGAGCTTCAAAGGTCATCAAAAAAGACTCAGGAGGCTATGGCTCTGGCTGCTGAGGAATCTGCCAAATCTAAGGCTGCAAAAGAAGTTATAAAGTCACTTACAGCACAG CTCAAAGATCTGGCTGAGAGGCTTCCTCCTGGCGCTTATGATGCTGAGAGCATCAGACCAGCTTACCTGCCAAACGGTCTGGAGCCAAATGGGATTCATTATCCAGACATAAATGGTGAGCGTCACACCAGGGCTGAGTCAATCAGTGGCTCTAGTTTGGCTTCCATTGGACTTGAATCATCCCTGATGAGCAGAACCGAAGGCATTTTGACTGGAAGCTATGGAGCTAATATTTACCAGCAAAACCGGGGATCTGTAACCTCTAATGGGACAGATGATTACCCGGATGTTAAATTGCCAAATGGCAGCAGCGTGATTCAGACAGGTGGTAGTACTGTGTCTGATACTGTTGATGGTAGGGATTCTGGAAATTTTCAAGATGATGAGAGTGGTTTGAGATCAAGGAATGCCATGATACCTGCTAATAGTAGTCAAGTTGAGGCAGAATGGATTGAACAATATGAACCTGGTGTCTATATAACACTCGTCGCCCTGCGTGATGGAACAAGAGATCTGAAACGAGTGCGGTTCAG CCGGCGAAGATTTGGAGAGCACCAAGCTGAGACTTGGTGGTCGGAGAACCGCGATAGAGTATACGAAAGGTACAATGTTCGAAGCACCGACAAGTCTTCCGGCCAAGCTGCACGTAGGGCAGATGGTGCTGGTTCACCTGTTTTATAA